A single region of the Nocardioides aquaticus genome encodes:
- a CDS encoding acyl-CoA dehydrogenase family protein codes for MISLDEPKKFRPLVGQAHQVAMNMLRPVSRKYDKGEHEYPRELDMLASMIDGLSESGAAEGAGANGVGRGDDAKADKRTSTGGTRNGANLASVLSIAEMCWGDVGLLLSMPRQGLGNSAIASVADDEQLERFAGVWAGMAITEPGTGSDSANIRTTARLDGDEYVIDGEKIYVTAGDRADHIVVWASLDRDLGRAAIKSFVVPKGTPGMRVDRLEHKLGIKASDTATIIFEDCRVPAANLLGSPEVDTKQGFAGAMATFDNTRPLVAAMAVGCARASLDLTRDLLAQAGVEVDYDRPAQNQSAAAARLLEMEADWEGAYLLTLQAAWMADNKQPNSLEASMAKAKAGRVGSAVTLGCVELAGSIGYSETELLEKWARDSKILDIFEGTQQIQQLIVARRVLGLTSAQLR; via the coding sequence GTGATCAGCCTCGACGAGCCGAAGAAGTTCCGGCCGCTGGTCGGCCAGGCCCACCAGGTCGCGATGAACATGCTGCGCCCGGTGTCGCGCAAGTACGACAAGGGCGAGCACGAGTACCCCCGCGAGCTCGACATGCTCGCCTCGATGATCGACGGGTTGTCGGAGTCCGGCGCCGCCGAGGGTGCCGGCGCGAACGGCGTCGGGCGCGGTGACGACGCGAAGGCCGACAAGCGCACCTCGACCGGCGGCACCAGGAACGGCGCCAACCTCGCCTCGGTCCTCTCGATCGCCGAGATGTGCTGGGGCGACGTGGGGCTGCTGCTGTCGATGCCGCGCCAGGGCCTGGGCAACTCGGCCATCGCCTCGGTGGCCGACGACGAGCAGCTCGAGCGCTTCGCCGGCGTCTGGGCCGGGATGGCGATCACCGAGCCGGGCACCGGCTCGGACTCCGCCAACATCCGTACGACCGCCCGCCTCGACGGCGACGAGTACGTCATCGACGGCGAGAAGATCTACGTCACCGCCGGCGACCGCGCCGACCACATCGTGGTGTGGGCCAGCCTGGACCGCGACCTCGGCCGGGCCGCCATCAAGTCCTTCGTGGTGCCCAAGGGCACTCCGGGCATGCGGGTGGACCGGCTGGAGCACAAGCTCGGGATCAAGGCCTCCGACACCGCCACGATCATCTTCGAGGACTGCCGGGTGCCGGCCGCGAACCTCCTCGGGAGTCCGGAGGTGGACACCAAGCAGGGCTTCGCCGGCGCGATGGCGACCTTCGACAACACGCGGCCGCTGGTCGCCGCGATGGCCGTGGGCTGCGCCCGGGCCTCGCTGGACCTCACCCGGGACCTGCTCGCGCAGGCCGGCGTCGAGGTCGACTACGACCGGCCCGCACAGAACCAGTCCGCCGCGGCGGCCCGGCTGCTGGAGATGGAGGCCGACTGGGAGGGTGCGTACCTGCTCACCCTGCAGGCCGCCTGGATGGCCGACAACAAGCAGCCCAACTCGCTGGAGGCCTCGATGGCCAAGGCGAAGGCCGGCCGCGTGGGCTCGGCGGTCACGCTCGGCTGCGTCGAGCTGGCCGGGTCGATCGGCTACTCCGAGACCGAGCTGCTGGAGAAGTGGGCCCGGGACTCGAAGATCCTCGACATCTTCGAGGGCACCCAGCAGATCCAGCAGCTGATCGTGGCCCGCCGCGTGCTGGGCCTGACCAGCGCCCAGCTGCGCTGA
- a CDS encoding DUF2252 domain-containing protein, translating into MATPRTAERRTETIVTVLNDAFASLMERDPAAFRTKFRKMAADPHSFYRGTACLFYADVTRDPDPFCDERSGRIWVHGDLHVENFGTYLNADGRMVFDVNDFDEAYLGRFTWDLQRFAASLALTGWQKALPEEDVRRLIGRYVRAYLSQIDAYRDTENDEDFALTLGNTEGPIRAALLEARGQTRRGLVGGQTLVGEDGGRRFAEHPTVRQLSKTERAKVARAFEQYLETIPADKRHDRPLFYDVLDIVGKSGFGIGSAGLPAYNVLVEGYSQALENDVLLSMKQANVPAVSRYAEDDSIEQYFENEGHRTVVSQRALQAHTDPLLGYTSLDGAGFVVAEVSPYEVDLEWGGLIEPDEIAGVVDLLGRATAKIHCASDEDSDQDLVDFQVEQAVADCVEGRRRELVDWVTDFGLGYADQVREDHAHFVEAFRSGAIGVAST; encoded by the coding sequence ATGGCGACCCCCCGTACGGCCGAGCGCCGCACCGAGACCATCGTGACGGTGCTCAACGACGCGTTCGCGTCGTTGATGGAGCGCGACCCCGCAGCGTTCCGCACGAAGTTCCGCAAGATGGCCGCCGACCCGCACTCGTTCTACCGCGGCACGGCCTGCCTGTTCTACGCCGACGTGACCCGCGACCCGGACCCGTTCTGCGACGAGCGCAGCGGCCGGATCTGGGTGCACGGCGACCTGCACGTCGAGAACTTCGGGACCTACCTCAACGCCGACGGCCGGATGGTCTTCGACGTCAACGACTTCGACGAGGCCTATCTCGGCCGGTTCACCTGGGACCTCCAGCGCTTCGCGGCCTCGCTGGCGCTGACCGGGTGGCAGAAGGCGCTGCCCGAGGAGGACGTGCGCCGGCTGATCGGTCGCTACGTCCGGGCCTACCTGTCCCAGATCGACGCCTACCGCGACACGGAGAACGACGAGGACTTCGCGCTCACGCTCGGCAACACCGAGGGCCCGATCCGGGCCGCGCTGCTCGAGGCCCGCGGCCAGACGCGTCGCGGCCTGGTCGGCGGCCAGACGCTGGTCGGCGAGGACGGCGGGCGTCGGTTCGCCGAGCACCCCACGGTGCGGCAGCTGTCCAAGACCGAGCGGGCCAAGGTCGCTCGCGCCTTCGAGCAGTACCTCGAGACGATCCCCGCGGACAAGCGCCACGACCGCCCGCTCTTCTACGACGTCCTCGACATCGTCGGCAAGTCCGGGTTCGGCATCGGCAGCGCCGGGCTCCCGGCGTACAACGTGCTGGTCGAGGGCTACAGCCAGGCGTTGGAGAACGACGTGCTGCTGTCGATGAAGCAGGCCAACGTGCCGGCGGTCAGCCGTTACGCCGAGGACGACTCGATCGAGCAGTACTTCGAGAACGAGGGCCACCGCACGGTGGTCAGCCAGCGCGCGCTGCAGGCGCACACCGACCCGTTGCTGGGCTACACCTCGCTCGACGGCGCGGGGTTCGTGGTCGCCGAGGTGTCGCCCTACGAGGTCGACCTCGAGTGGGGCGGGCTGATCGAGCCCGACGAGATCGCCGGGGTCGTCGACCTGCTCGGGCGGGCCACCGCGAAGATCCACTGCGCCTCCGACGAGGACAGCGACCAGGACCTCGTCGACTTCCAGGTCGAGCAGGCCGTCGCCGACTGCGTCGAGGGCCGCCGGCGCGAGCTGGTCGACTGGGTCACCGACTTCGGTCTCGGCTACGCCGACCAGGTCCGCGAGGACCACGCGCACTTCGTCGAGGCCTTCCGCTCCGGCGCGATCGGCGTCGCGTCGACCTGA
- a CDS encoding GuaB1 family IMP dehydrogenase-related protein: protein MDFLQENPGHDLTYDDVFMVPRHSDVTSRYDVDLTTRDGTGATIPVVVANMTAIAGRRMAETVARRGGLVVVPQDIPTGVVADVVSFVKSRHLVLDTPIELRPDQTVAEALSLIPKRAHRAAVVVEDGRPVGVVAASDCADVDRFAQVGSVMRPASATISADADPRAAFDLIDAARAPLAVAVHPDGRLAGVLTRTGALRATLYAPAVDARGGLRVAAAVGVNGEVATRAKELLEAGADCLVVDTAHGHQGRMLEALAAVRGLDPQVPVVAGNVVSAEGTRALIEAGADVVKVGVGPGAMCTTRMMTGVGRPQFSAVLECAAAARELGGHVWADGGVRHPRDVALAVAAGAASVMVGSWFAGTHESPGDLVEDGQGRSYKVSFGMASARAVAHRTASESAYDRARKGLYEEGISSSRMYLDPARPGVEDLIDQICSGLRSACTYAGASTLEELHERALIGVQSAAGFTEGRPLATSW from the coding sequence GTGGACTTCCTGCAGGAGAACCCCGGTCACGACCTCACCTACGACGACGTCTTCATGGTGCCCCGGCACTCGGACGTCACCAGTCGCTACGACGTCGACCTGACCACCCGCGACGGCACCGGGGCGACGATCCCGGTCGTCGTGGCCAACATGACCGCGATCGCCGGTCGCCGCATGGCCGAGACCGTGGCGCGTCGCGGCGGGCTGGTGGTCGTCCCGCAGGACATCCCGACCGGCGTCGTCGCCGACGTCGTGTCGTTCGTGAAGTCCCGCCACCTCGTGCTGGACACCCCCATCGAGCTGCGCCCCGACCAGACGGTGGCCGAGGCGCTCTCCCTGATCCCCAAGCGTGCCCACCGGGCCGCGGTCGTGGTCGAGGACGGCCGGCCGGTCGGGGTGGTCGCCGCCTCCGATTGCGCCGACGTCGACCGCTTCGCCCAGGTCGGCTCGGTGATGCGTCCGGCCTCGGCCACCATCAGCGCCGACGCGGACCCGCGGGCGGCCTTCGACCTGATCGACGCCGCCCGCGCGCCGCTGGCCGTCGCGGTGCACCCGGACGGCCGGCTCGCCGGCGTGCTCACCCGCACCGGGGCGCTGCGAGCGACCCTGTACGCCCCCGCGGTCGACGCTCGGGGCGGGCTGCGGGTCGCGGCCGCGGTCGGGGTCAACGGCGAGGTCGCCACCCGCGCCAAGGAGCTGCTCGAGGCCGGCGCGGACTGCCTCGTCGTCGACACCGCCCACGGCCACCAGGGCCGGATGCTCGAGGCGCTGGCCGCCGTGCGCGGGCTGGACCCGCAGGTCCCGGTCGTCGCCGGCAACGTGGTCTCCGCCGAGGGCACCCGCGCGCTGATCGAGGCCGGGGCCGACGTGGTCAAGGTCGGGGTCGGGCCCGGTGCGATGTGCACGACCCGGATGATGACCGGCGTCGGGCGCCCGCAGTTCTCGGCGGTCCTCGAGTGCGCGGCCGCGGCCCGGGAGCTGGGCGGCCACGTCTGGGCCGACGGGGGAGTGCGCCACCCGCGCGACGTCGCGCTCGCGGTCGCTGCCGGGGCGGCCTCGGTGATGGTCGGGTCCTGGTTCGCCGGCACGCACGAGTCGCCCGGCGACCTCGTCGAGGACGGCCAGGGCCGGTCGTACAAGGTGTCCTTCGGGATGGCCTCGGCCCGCGCCGTCGCGCACCGCACCGCGTCGGAGTCGGCCTACGACCGGGCCCGCAAGGGTCTGTACGAGGAGGGGATCAGCTCGTCGCGGATGTACCTCGACCCCGCCCGCCCCGGCGTGGAGGACCTCATCGACCAGATCTGCTCCGGTCTCCGCTCGGCCTGCACCTACGCCGGGGCCAGCACGCTCGAGGAGCTGCACGAGCGGGCGCTGATCGGTGTGCAGTCGGCGGCCGGGTTCACCGAGGGCCGCCCGCTGGCGACCTCCTGGTGA
- a CDS encoding YiaA/YiaB family inner membrane protein, whose product MSNHHTSSKNTNAFFVQAALSFGVALLAMVVAVLYLPVDPWVRAFLALGTLFLTTSAFTLAKCVRDNQENQAVVHRLDGARVEKLLAEHDPFRQVS is encoded by the coding sequence ATGAGCAACCACCACACCTCGTCCAAGAACACCAACGCCTTCTTCGTCCAGGCCGCGCTGTCGTTCGGCGTCGCGCTGCTGGCCATGGTCGTCGCCGTGCTGTACCTGCCGGTCGACCCCTGGGTGCGGGCCTTCCTGGCCCTGGGCACCCTGTTCCTGACCACCTCGGCGTTCACGCTGGCCAAGTGCGTGCGCGACAACCAGGAGAACCAGGCGGTCGTCCACCGCCTCGACGGGGCCCGGGTGGAGAAGCTCCTGGCCGAGCACGACCCGTTCCGCCAGGTCTCCTGA
- a CDS encoding DUF2235 domain-containing protein: protein MTRLVVCCDGTWNTARKAAPTNVVRLHRALAAHGPDGVAQRGHYVEGVGTRPLERLVGGVFGLGLSANVQDAYAFLVEHFEPGDELFLVGFSRGAYTARSLAGLVRNVGVLRREHADRQDEAYALYRDRAEHPSGEVSTEFRARFSHESRVRAVGVWDTVGALGIPLGRLEAVRWVNRRWRFHDTALSRRVDAAFHAVAVDERRRPFVPTLWQDDPAAAAEGRRVEQVWFAGVHCDVGGGYPGHGLSDVALLWMADRLTECGLGLDPDALSPPGVDPDPLGPVHDSRTGVHRLTRPVTRALGAVAPGSELAASSAVERREQDPAYGANLGAYLARPDARVRPVRTRRDDASGQPR from the coding sequence ATGACCCGTCTGGTGGTGTGCTGCGACGGCACCTGGAACACCGCGCGCAAGGCCGCGCCGACCAACGTGGTGCGGCTGCACCGGGCGCTGGCCGCGCACGGCCCGGACGGGGTCGCCCAGCGCGGGCACTACGTCGAGGGCGTCGGCACCCGCCCGCTCGAGCGGCTGGTCGGCGGCGTGTTCGGCCTCGGCCTGTCGGCCAACGTCCAGGACGCCTACGCCTTCCTCGTCGAGCACTTCGAGCCCGGGGACGAGCTGTTCCTGGTCGGGTTCAGCCGGGGCGCCTACACCGCCCGCAGCCTGGCCGGCCTGGTGCGCAACGTCGGCGTGCTGCGGCGCGAGCACGCGGACCGGCAGGACGAGGCGTACGCGCTCTACCGCGACCGCGCAGAGCACCCGAGCGGTGAGGTGTCGACCGAGTTCCGGGCCCGGTTCTCCCACGAGTCGAGGGTCCGTGCCGTCGGCGTCTGGGACACCGTGGGTGCGCTGGGCATCCCGCTGGGCCGCCTGGAGGCCGTGCGCTGGGTCAACCGCCGGTGGCGCTTCCACGACACGGCCCTGAGCCGCCGGGTGGACGCCGCCTTCCACGCCGTGGCGGTCGATGAGCGGCGCAGGCCGTTCGTGCCGACGCTGTGGCAGGACGACCCGGCCGCGGCGGCGGAGGGCAGGCGGGTCGAGCAGGTCTGGTTCGCGGGCGTGCACTGCGACGTCGGTGGCGGGTACCCCGGGCACGGCCTCTCCGACGTGGCCCTGCTCTGGATGGCCGACCGGCTCACCGAGTGCGGCCTCGGGCTCGACCCGGACGCGCTGTCCCCGCCCGGGGTCGACCCGGACCCGCTGGGCCCCGTGCACGACTCCCGGACCGGGGTGCACCGGCTGACCCGTCCGGTCACCCGCGCCCTCGGGGCGGTCGCCCCCGGGTCCGAGCTGGCCGCCTCCTCCGCGGTCGAGCGCCGCGAGCAGGACCCGGCGTACGGCGCCAACCTCGGCGCCTACCTGGCCCGCCCCGACGCCCGTGTCCGCCCCGTCCGCACCCGCCGAGATGACGCTTCCGGACAGCCGAGGTGA
- a CDS encoding LysR family transcriptional regulator substrate-binding protein: MPRSSSPARRERRRPPAVRDKPRPRPHEQPRPPAVEVPSEPFRVAFVTGSTPDKWAQRFRERSRRTLVLVPVEEADQEQVVREGRADMVLARLPVDRDGLHCIALYDEQPVVVVALDHVVTVADEVTTEELADEQLVLPERSGWRPTVEQLPWPPMEVPDAVEVAASGSGVVVLPMALARLHHRRDVTYRPVTDLPPTQVGLVWPLDVDGPDVQTFVGVVRGRTARSSRD; encoded by the coding sequence GTGCCCCGTTCCTCCTCCCCCGCGCGTCGCGAGCGGCGCCGGCCCCCGGCGGTCAGGGACAAGCCGCGTCCCCGTCCGCACGAGCAGCCGCGCCCACCGGCCGTCGAGGTCCCCAGCGAGCCCTTCCGGGTCGCCTTCGTGACCGGCTCGACGCCCGACAAGTGGGCGCAGCGGTTCCGCGAGCGCTCCCGCCGCACCCTGGTCCTGGTGCCGGTCGAGGAGGCCGACCAGGAGCAGGTCGTCCGCGAGGGGCGGGCCGACATGGTCCTGGCCCGTCTGCCGGTCGACCGCGACGGCCTGCACTGCATCGCGCTCTACGACGAGCAGCCCGTGGTCGTGGTCGCCCTCGACCACGTCGTGACGGTCGCCGACGAGGTCACCACCGAGGAGCTGGCCGACGAGCAGCTCGTCCTGCCGGAGCGCTCGGGGTGGCGCCCCACGGTCGAGCAGCTGCCCTGGCCCCCGATGGAGGTCCCGGACGCGGTCGAGGTCGCCGCCTCGGGCTCGGGCGTGGTCGTGCTGCCGATGGCCCTGGCCCGCCTGCACCACCGGCGCGACGTCACCTACCGCCCGGTCACCGACCTGCCGCCGACCCAGGTCGGCCTCGTCTGGCCGCTCGACGTCGACGGACCCGACGTGCAGACCTTCGTCGGCGTCGTCCGCGGCCGCACCGCACGCAGCTCGCGCGACTGA
- a CDS encoding DUF5703 family protein: MEWEFDKVTFDREFPRGVVTKLLVERAEHGGWELDRVRIGSDGTRRVVLRRKIIRQLRPTFF; the protein is encoded by the coding sequence GTGGAGTGGGAGTTCGACAAGGTCACCTTCGACCGCGAGTTCCCCCGCGGCGTGGTCACCAAGCTGCTGGTCGAGCGGGCCGAGCACGGCGGCTGGGAGCTCGACCGGGTGCGGATCGGGTCCGACGGGACCCGTCGGGTGGTGCTGCGCCGCAAGATCATCCGGCAGCTGCGACCCACGTTCTTCTAG
- a CDS encoding M20/M25/M40 family metallo-hydrolase translates to MSSHGDQTTGDGTPTGPRDPGYDPAAEVVETCRDLIRMDTSNYGDADGPGERKAAEHVAALLDEVGISSQLVEAEPGRTSLIAHWGGADRSRTDALLLHGHLDVVPAEAADWQVDPFSGEVQDGYVWGRGAVDMKDFDAMLLSVVRARARAGAVPDRPVVLAFTADEEAGGHKGAEVLVREHADQLEACTEAVGEVGGWSATVRGRRVYLIEAAEKGMAWMRLTARGRAGHGSMMNHDNAVTDLAGAIARIGSYEWPVRLTPAMQTLLAAVADLAGTEATPANAESLVEEFGGAARMLGAVIRNTANPTMLSAGYKVNVVPQEATAHVDGRFLPGFEDEFFDTLAALCGDTVDIDFVSHQKPWETPYEGALVDAMGRSLLAEDPGALVAPYLMSGGTDAKHFTRLGMRSYGFAPLRLPDDLDFTALFHGIDERVPVDALEFGSRVLDRFLDEV, encoded by the coding sequence ATGAGCAGCCACGGCGACCAGACGACCGGCGACGGCACCCCGACGGGCCCCCGCGACCCGGGCTACGACCCGGCGGCGGAGGTCGTCGAGACCTGCCGCGACCTGATCCGGATGGACACCTCCAACTACGGCGACGCCGACGGGCCGGGGGAGCGCAAGGCCGCCGAGCACGTCGCCGCGCTGCTCGACGAGGTCGGCATCTCCTCTCAGCTGGTCGAGGCCGAGCCGGGCCGGACCTCCCTGATCGCGCACTGGGGCGGGGCGGACCGCTCGCGCACCGACGCCCTGCTGCTGCACGGCCACCTCGACGTCGTGCCGGCCGAGGCCGCCGACTGGCAGGTCGACCCGTTCAGCGGCGAGGTCCAGGACGGCTACGTCTGGGGCCGCGGCGCGGTCGACATGAAGGACTTCGACGCGATGCTGCTCTCGGTGGTCCGCGCCCGTGCCCGCGCCGGCGCGGTCCCCGACCGTCCGGTGGTGCTGGCGTTCACCGCCGACGAGGAGGCCGGCGGGCACAAGGGCGCCGAGGTCCTCGTCCGTGAGCACGCCGACCAGCTCGAGGCCTGCACCGAGGCCGTGGGGGAGGTCGGCGGCTGGAGCGCGACCGTGCGCGGGCGCCGGGTCTACCTGATCGAGGCCGCGGAGAAGGGGATGGCCTGGATGCGGCTCACCGCACGGGGCCGCGCCGGCCACGGCTCGATGATGAACCACGACAACGCCGTCACCGACCTCGCCGGCGCGATCGCGCGGATCGGGTCCTACGAGTGGCCGGTCCGGCTGACGCCGGCGATGCAGACGCTGCTGGCCGCGGTCGCCGACCTCGCCGGCACCGAGGCCACGCCGGCCAACGCCGAGTCGCTGGTCGAGGAGTTCGGCGGCGCCGCCCGGATGCTCGGCGCCGTGATCCGCAACACCGCCAACCCGACCATGCTCAGTGCCGGCTACAAGGTCAACGTGGTCCCGCAGGAGGCCACCGCGCACGTCGACGGCCGGTTCCTGCCGGGCTTCGAGGACGAGTTCTTCGACACCCTCGCCGCGCTGTGCGGGGACACGGTCGACATCGACTTCGTCAGCCACCAGAAGCCGTGGGAGACGCCGTACGAGGGCGCGCTGGTCGACGCCATGGGCCGCTCGCTGCTGGCCGAGGACCCCGGGGCGCTCGTCGCGCCGTACCTGATGAGCGGGGGCACCGACGCCAAGCACTTCACCCGGCTGGGGATGCGGTCGTACGGGTTCGCCCCCCTGCGGCTGCCCGACGACCTCGACTTCACTGCGCTCTTCCACGGCATCGACGAGCGTGTGCCGGTCGACGCGCTGGAGTTCGGGTCGCGGGTGCTCGACCGGTTCCTCGACGAGGTCTGA
- a CDS encoding phosphotransferase enzyme family protein has product MSSPPPDRLASLPEPLGLWTDRVLDRPRVVGRAPSSRMASALGRGVHRLEDAARRRWFLKSEPRQHAWDAEVRAYRRWVPALGDLAPSLLDADSDLRALIVSELPGQPPSVPTPHHHYQAGALLKRLHGSMPARPRPAEFGGRGVLEKMRRDFPHVLTPEEHDFAVTRADQLNVTPEPVNVPSHGDYRVGNWLVDRDDVLRVIDFGNARWAPPAADLSALAYGLWWDDPGSRQAFARGYGEADLHEQQRFVVPRLGVRAALQVYRGHQFGLADKVARGRHRLGRLLHDHD; this is encoded by the coding sequence ATGTCATCGCCGCCGCCCGACCGACTTGCCAGCCTGCCCGAGCCGCTGGGGCTCTGGACGGACCGGGTGCTGGACCGGCCGCGGGTCGTCGGTCGGGCGCCGTCGTCCAGGATGGCGTCCGCCCTCGGGCGGGGTGTGCACCGTCTCGAGGACGCCGCACGACGGCGGTGGTTCCTGAAGTCCGAGCCTCGGCAGCACGCCTGGGACGCCGAGGTCCGTGCCTACCGCCGGTGGGTACCCGCTCTGGGTGACCTCGCCCCGTCCCTGCTCGACGCCGACTCCGACCTGCGGGCATTGATCGTCTCCGAGCTGCCTGGACAGCCCCCGAGCGTGCCCACTCCGCACCACCACTACCAGGCGGGAGCCCTGCTCAAGCGACTCCACGGGTCGATGCCGGCGCGTCCACGGCCCGCGGAGTTCGGCGGTCGCGGGGTGCTGGAGAAGATGAGGCGCGACTTCCCGCACGTGCTGACCCCCGAGGAGCACGACTTCGCGGTGACCCGGGCCGACCAGCTGAACGTGACGCCGGAGCCCGTGAACGTCCCCAGCCACGGTGACTACCGCGTCGGCAACTGGCTGGTGGACCGGGACGACGTGCTGAGGGTGATCGACTTCGGCAACGCCCGGTGGGCCCCGCCCGCCGCCGACCTGTCCGCGCTGGCGTACGGGCTGTGGTGGGACGACCCGGGTTCGCGACAGGCGTTCGCCCGTGGCTACGGCGAAGCCGACCTCCACGAGCAGCAGCGCTTCGTGGTCCCTCGACTCGGTGTCCGCGCGGCGCTTCAGGTCTACCGAGGCCACCAGTTCGGTCTGGCAGACAAGGTCGCCCGTGGCCGGCACCGACTCGGCCGGCTGCTGCACGACCACGACTGA
- a CDS encoding phosphotransferase, protein MAESTHQVRFRGATVVKTFSLRHGDEAEREWTNLVLLDRWAPGSAPRPVSREVADGAVRVTMSRVPGVPLAGTPLTGARLRAALDALVRMRTAVPPAVLATLPPRRSGPVEMAAHLHAALGATSYAGDAVVGEALVAAGDWLSKEPVAPPTPEELMLTHGDGNLANLVWDGSTCRVVDHEDGGVGDLPYEVADLVEHVTVVLPGLLAEDGLRTHLDRLGLLTGPAATRLAQRRALLATFWLVMLLPGNRGHHRNPPGSDRAQAVRLLEHLAALG, encoded by the coding sequence GTGGCCGAGTCGACGCACCAGGTCCGGTTCCGCGGCGCGACGGTGGTCAAGACCTTCTCCCTGCGGCACGGCGACGAGGCCGAGCGCGAGTGGACCAACCTGGTCCTGCTGGACCGCTGGGCCCCGGGATCGGCTCCGCGGCCCGTCTCTCGCGAGGTCGCCGACGGCGCCGTCCGGGTCACCATGAGCAGGGTCCCCGGGGTGCCGCTCGCCGGCACACCACTGACGGGGGCACGGCTGCGCGCCGCCCTCGACGCCCTGGTCCGGATGCGTACGGCCGTGCCGCCCGCCGTGCTCGCCACGTTGCCACCGCGTCGCTCGGGCCCGGTCGAGATGGCGGCGCACCTGCACGCCGCGCTGGGCGCGACGTCGTACGCCGGTGACGCCGTCGTCGGTGAGGCGCTCGTCGCGGCCGGGGACTGGCTCTCGAAGGAGCCGGTGGCGCCGCCGACGCCGGAGGAGCTGATGCTGACCCACGGCGACGGGAACCTGGCCAACCTCGTCTGGGACGGCTCGACCTGCCGGGTCGTCGACCACGAGGACGGCGGCGTGGGTGACCTGCCGTACGAGGTGGCCGACCTCGTCGAGCACGTCACGGTCGTGCTGCCGGGCCTGCTCGCCGAGGACGGGCTCCGCACCCACCTCGACCGGCTCGGCCTGCTGACGGGGCCCGCGGCGACCCGACTGGCACAGCGGCGGGCGCTGCTGGCGACCTTCTGGCTGGTGATGCTGCTCCCGGGCAACAGGGGTCACCACCGCAACCCGCCGGGCAGCGACCGCGCCCAGGCCGTACGCCTCCTCGAGCACCTCGCCGCGCTGGGGTGA
- a CDS encoding DICT sensory domain-containing protein, which produces MSIEDMNDDATLTVGDLAARTGVAAGTLRMWEQRHGFPEPSRLPSGHRRYRESDVAAVRRVLAARDRGVRLEQAVADAHTLRRVGDSVYSLLRTRHPELMPHQMTKRTLQSLSHAIEDEYCATNDRRRILGGFQTTSFFAGAALRWRRLAEMSRSAVVFAEDTDDELEMPGRIQHVPIDAGSRSRREWFLVCESSTLPVTMAAWELPGQDRTPDRQRRFEVTWSLDPAVVSDSVTACTEIAAAAGYEVEGPDPALAGAAKVTSAGLFLRAVSYIDADRQR; this is translated from the coding sequence ATGAGCATCGAAGACATGAACGACGACGCCACCCTCACCGTCGGCGACCTCGCCGCCCGCACCGGCGTCGCGGCCGGCACGCTGCGGATGTGGGAGCAGCGCCACGGGTTCCCCGAGCCGTCCCGGCTGCCCTCGGGCCACCGGCGCTACCGCGAGAGCGACGTCGCCGCCGTACGCCGGGTGCTGGCCGCCCGCGACCGCGGCGTGCGTCTCGAGCAGGCCGTCGCCGACGCGCACACGCTGCGCCGTGTCGGGGACTCGGTCTACTCGCTGCTGCGCACCCGCCACCCCGAGCTGATGCCGCACCAGATGACCAAGCGCACCCTGCAGTCGCTGTCCCACGCCATCGAGGACGAGTACTGCGCGACCAACGACCGGCGGCGCATCCTCGGCGGCTTCCAGACCACGTCGTTCTTCGCCGGTGCGGCCCTGCGCTGGCGACGTCTCGCCGAGATGAGCCGCTCGGCGGTCGTCTTCGCCGAGGACACCGACGACGAGCTGGAGATGCCCGGGCGGATCCAGCACGTCCCGATCGACGCCGGCAGCCGTTCACGTCGGGAGTGGTTCCTGGTCTGCGAGTCGAGCACCCTGCCGGTGACGATGGCCGCCTGGGAGCTCCCCGGGCAGGACCGCACGCCGGACCGCCAGCGCCGCTTCGAGGTGACGTGGAGCCTGGACCCGGCCGTCGTGTCCGACTCGGTCACCGCCTGCACCGAGATCGCGGCCGCCGCCGGCTACGAGGTCGAGGGCCCCGACCCGGCGCTCGCGGGTGCCGCCAAGGTCACCTCGGCCGGGCTGTTCCTGCGCGCGGTGTCCTACATCGACGCCGACCGGCAGCGCTAG
- a CDS encoding Fe-S cluster assembly protein HesB — MLTLTENASTIVKDLNDQIATDQGLPEAGLRISGEDGPEPSFAVSAADQPAATDQVVEQDGAKVFLDEIASAQLDDKVLDASVDEAGNVAFALGLQA; from the coding sequence ATGCTCACCCTCACCGAGAACGCCAGCACCATCGTGAAGGACCTGAACGACCAGATCGCGACCGACCAGGGCCTGCCCGAGGCCGGCCTGCGCATCTCCGGCGAGGACGGCCCCGAGCCGTCGTTCGCGGTCAGCGCCGCCGACCAGCCCGCCGCCACCGACCAGGTCGTCGAGCAGGACGGGGCGAAGGTCTTCCTGGACGAGATCGCCAGCGCGCAGCTCGACGACAAGGTGCTCGACGCCAGCGTCGACGAGGCCGGCAACGTCGCGTTCGCCCTGGGTCTCCAGGCCTGA